One segment of Streptosporangium brasiliense DNA contains the following:
- a CDS encoding DUF309 domain-containing protein, with the protein MNARDRDPDGRPPTARDRDPDGRPRNRRPRDAFGRPLPRGAEGVERVPDDYAPSADEALAEARRLLGENRPFHAHEVLEGRWKTAPEQERELWQGLAQICVGLTHLQRGNRRGATALFARGADRISRYGMPYEEIALTARKLGGVDGPDAGAAIAAIRDLL; encoded by the coding sequence ATGAACGCGAGAGACCGTGATCCCGATGGCAGGCCCCCGACCGCGAGAGATCGGGATCCGGACGGCAGGCCCCGCAACCGGCGTCCCCGGGACGCCTTCGGCCGCCCGCTGCCCCGCGGGGCGGAGGGCGTGGAGCGCGTCCCGGACGACTACGCGCCCAGCGCCGACGAGGCCCTCGCCGAGGCGCGCCGGCTGCTCGGCGAGAACCGGCCGTTCCACGCCCATGAGGTTCTCGAAGGCCGCTGGAAGACCGCTCCGGAGCAGGAGCGGGAGCTCTGGCAGGGACTGGCGCAGATCTGCGTCGGCCTCACCCACCTCCAGCGGGGCAACCGGCGCGGGGCCACGGCGCTGTTCGCCCGGGGCGCCGACCGGATCAGCCGGTACGGCATGCCGTACGAGGAGATCGCCCTGACCGCCCGGAAGCTGGGCGGCGTGGACGGTCCGGACGCCGGGGCGGCCATCGCCGCGATCAGGGACCTGCTCTAG
- a CDS encoding type II secretion system F family protein: MALSTAIGLMVFLVVGGVPGAAVGVAGSTVALIAVRRRESPRLRRERERVAADLPLAADLMVSCLRAGQPITGAIDVTVEAVGGPLGDRLAWVSGQLRLGATPEDAWQALAAERPLAPLARMMSRAALSGAPVADVLTRLSDDSRHAARAVSSAAARRVGVQAVAPLGLCFLPAFVVLGIIPVVAGLAGGVLIP; encoded by the coding sequence ATGGCACTCTCCACCGCCATCGGGCTGATGGTGTTTCTCGTCGTCGGTGGAGTGCCGGGAGCCGCCGTGGGGGTGGCGGGCTCCACGGTCGCGTTGATCGCCGTTCGGAGGCGGGAGTCGCCCCGGCTCCGCCGGGAACGGGAGCGGGTGGCGGCAGACCTGCCGCTGGCGGCTGACCTCATGGTCTCCTGCCTGCGCGCCGGACAGCCGATCACCGGTGCCATCGACGTCACCGTCGAGGCGGTCGGCGGACCGCTCGGCGACCGGCTGGCCTGGGTGAGCGGGCAGTTGAGGCTGGGGGCCACCCCGGAGGACGCCTGGCAGGCTCTCGCAGCCGAACGTCCGCTGGCTCCCCTGGCGCGCATGATGAGCCGGGCCGCCCTCAGCGGCGCCCCGGTGGCCGATGTCCTCACCAGGCTGTCCGACGACTCCCGCCATGCCGCCCGTGCCGTGTCATCAGCGGCTGCCCGACGGGTCGGGGTCCAGGCTGTCGCCCCGCTGGGACTCTGTTTCCTGCCTGCCTTCGTCGTTCTCGGCATCATCCCCGTCGTGGCAGGACTCGCCGGTGGCGTGCTGATTCCTTGA
- a CDS encoding TadE family type IV pilus minor pilin has protein sequence MTAETAVVLPAVVVMLAAALWGVAAVGAQLECVDAARMGARAASRGESLERVRGGVLAAAPAGAHVMVTRSAEVTRVEVSASVRPRWGASLPAVTVRATAVSATEPGAER, from the coding sequence GTGACCGCGGAGACCGCGGTTGTCCTGCCTGCCGTCGTGGTGATGCTGGCCGCCGCATTGTGGGGGGTGGCGGCGGTCGGTGCGCAGCTGGAGTGCGTGGACGCGGCCCGGATGGGAGCCCGTGCCGCCTCGCGCGGTGAATCGCTGGAACGGGTGCGGGGCGGCGTTCTGGCAGCCGCCCCAGCAGGCGCGCACGTCATGGTGACCCGGAGCGCGGAGGTGACCCGGGTGGAGGTCTCGGCAAGCGTCAGACCCCGCTGGGGTGCCTCACTTCCGGCCGTCACCGTCCGGGCGACCGCGGTCTCCGCCACCGAGCCGGGAGCTGAGCGATGA
- a CDS encoding site-specific integrase has product MRRRADEIAVSGTSGVTLAQAAQDFLGRDDLDAGTVRSYGQTLRRLRLTLGDQMPLAALTADQVARVFATAWGEAAASTWNRHRSAVRSFGAWASLDHLAAALDRRAEVRTPTETIDPAQLEALWNRTDLRLRERTLWRLLHESAAGVTAVLSLNVEDLDLDDRRARAGDTWVSWRSGTARLLPHLVAGRTRGPLFLADRRPGPARMPADTDLCPETGRRRLSYERAEYLFKQATKSLDSAGSGYTLRQLKPRP; this is encoded by the coding sequence CTGCGCCGTCGCGCGGACGAGATCGCTGTTTCCGGCACGTCGGGTGTCACTCTCGCGCAGGCCGCTCAGGATTTCCTGGGACGCGACGACCTGGACGCCGGGACGGTCCGCTCGTACGGGCAGACCCTGCGGCGCCTGCGCCTGACCCTGGGTGATCAGATGCCGCTGGCCGCCCTGACCGCCGACCAGGTGGCGCGGGTGTTCGCGACGGCCTGGGGTGAGGCGGCGGCCAGCACCTGGAACCGGCACCGGTCGGCCGTCCGGTCGTTCGGAGCCTGGGCGTCCCTGGACCACCTCGCGGCGGCGCTCGACCGGCGTGCCGAGGTCCGTACCCCGACGGAGACGATCGACCCCGCACAGCTGGAGGCGCTCTGGAACCGTACCGACCTTCGGCTGCGCGAACGGACCCTGTGGCGGCTGCTGCACGAGTCGGCGGCCGGGGTGACGGCCGTTCTGTCCCTGAACGTCGAGGACCTGGATCTGGACGACCGCCGGGCCCGCGCGGGTGACACCTGGGTGAGCTGGCGTTCCGGGACCGCCCGGCTCCTCCCTCACCTGGTGGCCGGCCGGACCCGCGGCCCTCTGTTCCTCGCCGATCGGCGGCCCGGACCGGCCCGGATGCCGGCGGACACCGACCTGTGCCCGGAGACGGGCCGCCGCCGCCTGTCCTACGAGCGGGCCGAATACCTCTTCAAACAGGCCACCAAGTCCCTGGACTCGGCGGGCAGCGGCTACACCCTCCGGCAGCTCAAGCCCCGTCCCTGA
- a CDS encoding Fic family protein: MSDPLAVIAELPGVPEAVTDARKAVDRLYGHRVLRRKSPEVSARSALRGARASAALDGVDVPLEAIPEVTDPVVQGALRVSAELGRLGPTWRTAPRQVLARLHTLAAAGLTEDLGRPRTAAETPDPLGLGAAPGPEETVARVDGLVDLVTRTSKAPALVLAAIVHAELVVLRPFGSADGVVARAAERLTLVEFGLDPKSLAAVELGHLELGAAYAESLRAYLSGTPDGVAEWVRHCASAVTLGVREATAICEAMQRG; this comes from the coding sequence GTGAGCGACCCATTGGCTGTCATCGCCGAACTTCCCGGAGTGCCGGAGGCGGTCACCGACGCGCGCAAGGCCGTGGACCGGCTTTACGGGCATCGCGTGCTACGGCGCAAGAGCCCGGAGGTGTCGGCCAGATCGGCGCTGCGCGGCGCCCGCGCGTCCGCCGCCCTCGACGGTGTGGACGTCCCGCTTGAGGCCATCCCGGAGGTCACGGACCCCGTCGTCCAGGGGGCGCTGCGGGTCTCGGCCGAGCTGGGGCGGCTCGGCCCGACCTGGCGCACGGCCCCCCGCCAGGTGCTGGCCAGGCTGCACACCCTCGCGGCCGCCGGCCTCACCGAAGACCTCGGCCGTCCCCGGACCGCCGCCGAGACGCCCGACCCCCTCGGCCTGGGCGCCGCGCCGGGGCCGGAGGAGACCGTGGCCCGGGTCGACGGGCTGGTCGACCTGGTCACCAGGACCTCCAAGGCGCCCGCGCTGGTGCTGGCCGCCATCGTGCACGCCGAGCTGGTGGTGCTGCGCCCGTTCGGGTCGGCGGACGGGGTGGTCGCCCGGGCGGCCGAACGGCTGACGCTCGTGGAGTTCGGCCTGGACCCGAAGTCACTGGCGGCCGTCGAGCTGGGCCATCTCGAACTCGGGGCGGCCTACGCCGAGAGCCTGCGGGCCTATCTGAGCGGGACCCCCGACGGGGTCGCGGAGTGGGTGCGGCACTGCGCCTCGGCGGTCACCCTCGGTGTCCGGGAGGCCACGGCGATATGCGAGGCCATGCAGCGCGGCTGA
- a CDS encoding DUF4244 domain-containing protein, producing MAQSTVGGVRRDRLRWLRARWTPLITGPGRDRGMSTAEYAVGTIAACAFAALLFKVVSSPEVQQMISELINRALNVAG from the coding sequence ATGGCTCAATCGACCGTCGGCGGCGTCCGACGTGATCGGCTGCGGTGGCTGCGCGCCCGCTGGACACCATTGATCACTGGCCCAGGCCGCGATCGAGGCATGTCCACCGCTGAATACGCAGTGGGCACGATAGCCGCCTGCGCTTTCGCCGCCCTCCTTTTCAAGGTGGTGTCGAGTCCGGAGGTCCAACAGATGATCTCGGAGCTGATCAACCGGGCGCTGAACGTGGCCGGGTGA
- a CDS encoding phage holin family protein: protein MTLNPPTEPQEESLGALVAAASDQISTLVRAEIELAKSELRFDAKRAGMAAGLFGAAAFMAHLCLILASFAIAYAMVELGVWTWLAFAIVTVFYLLVAGLLVFLGVRRLKGLTGMKRTLRSLKTIKSGESGLGPVAPPASPTAGQVGTHREPVRPGQ, encoded by the coding sequence ATGACACTGAATCCACCCACGGAGCCGCAGGAGGAGTCACTGGGCGCGCTGGTCGCCGCGGCCAGCGACCAGATCTCCACCCTGGTGCGCGCCGAGATCGAGCTGGCGAAGAGCGAGCTGAGGTTCGACGCCAAACGGGCCGGCATGGCCGCGGGGCTCTTCGGCGCCGCCGCGTTCATGGCCCACCTGTGCCTGATCCTGGCCTCCTTCGCCATCGCCTACGCCATGGTCGAGCTGGGCGTGTGGACATGGCTGGCCTTCGCCATCGTCACCGTGTTCTACCTGCTCGTGGCCGGGCTGCTGGTCTTCCTCGGCGTCCGGCGGCTCAAGGGCCTGACCGGGATGAAGCGGACGCTGCGCTCGCTCAAGACCATCAAGAGCGGCGAGAGCGGGCTCGGCCCCGTCGCGCCGCCCGCTTCCCCCACCGCGGGCCAGGTCGGCACGCACCGCGAACCGGTGAGACCAGGCCAGTGA
- a CDS encoding type II secretion system F family protein: MTTLAVLLAALAAWLWAGPDPGTARLRWIRQQTRSGSRSLPALFTGRSRPSRRTAAWRTASIELCQGLAAELAAGRTAGEALARAVSAAEFPDPVVLRPLIAAARDGGDVAAALLAAAPEQGGEAFRGLAACWKVSVNVGAGLSVLVDRLATSLREAQAHRQDVAAQLAGPRATARLLAGLPVLGLLMAAGLGMRPLHFLFGSPAGVGCLAIGLALDGCGLWWTHRLVAHAQQA; this comes from the coding sequence ATGACGACGCTGGCCGTGCTCCTCGCCGCCCTGGCCGCGTGGTTGTGGGCCGGGCCCGACCCGGGAACGGCCCGCCTGCGGTGGATACGGCAACAGACCCGGAGCGGATCACGTTCTCTGCCGGCACTGTTCACCGGCCGCTCGCGGCCCTCCAGGCGTACGGCTGCCTGGCGGACAGCCTCGATCGAGCTGTGCCAAGGGTTGGCGGCGGAGTTGGCCGCCGGGCGTACGGCGGGCGAGGCGCTGGCCCGTGCCGTGTCGGCCGCGGAGTTTCCCGATCCGGTGGTGCTGCGGCCGTTGATCGCTGCGGCGAGGGACGGCGGCGACGTGGCCGCCGCGCTGCTGGCCGCGGCGCCGGAGCAAGGAGGCGAGGCATTCCGCGGGCTGGCCGCCTGCTGGAAGGTGAGCGTGAACGTCGGAGCGGGCCTGTCCGTCCTCGTCGACCGCCTGGCCACCTCCCTCCGTGAGGCACAGGCCCATCGACAGGACGTCGCCGCCCAACTCGCGGGCCCCCGGGCCACCGCCCGCCTGCTGGCCGGACTCCCTGTGCTCGGCCTGTTGATGGCGGCGGGTCTGGGCATGCGGCCGCTGCACTTCCTGTTCGGCAGCCCGGCGGGTGTGGGCTGCCTGGCGATCGGCCTCGCGCTCGACGGCTGTGGCCTGTGGTGGACCCACCGTCTGGTCGCCCATGCGCAGCAGGCTTGA
- the acs gene encoding acetate--CoA ligase translates to MAPETPGSESRETQETLSNLLHETRRFAPPADLAAAANVTLDAYAEAEQDRLAFWEKQADRLNWSKRWDSPLEWNAPFAKWFVGGELNIAYNCVDRHVEAGRGDKVAYHWEGEPEGDSRTLTYSDLQREVAKAANALQELGVGKGDRVAVYMPMIPELPITMLACARIGAVHSVVFGGFSSSALSGRIQDADAKVVVTADGGYRRGAPSALKPTVDEAVKECPGIEHVLVVRRTGQEVAWTEKDVWWHDLVDRQSDAHQAQAHDSEDPLYILYTSGTTGKPKGILHTTGGYLTQVAYTHHAVFDLKPETDVYWCTADIGWVTGHSYIVYGPLANGATSVIYEGTPDTPHRGRFWEIVQKYKVTILYTAPTAIRTFMKWGDDIPAKYDMSSLRILGSVGEPINPEAYVWYREHIGGERCPVVDTWWQTETGGIMISPLPGVTAAKPGAAMRPLPGISADVVDDQGNTVGNGGGGFLVLREPWPAMLRTIWGDDQRYIDTYWSRFEGMYFAGDGAKKDEDGDLWLLGRVDDVMLVSGHNISTTEVESALVSHPKVAEAAVVGATDPVTGQAIVSFVILRGNAEESADIATELRNHVAKTLGPIAKPRQILVVPELPKTRSGKIMRRLLRDVAENRSIGDVTTLADSTVMNLISEQLPSAKNDD, encoded by the coding sequence GTGGCCCCGGAGACACCTGGTTCCGAGTCGCGTGAGACCCAGGAGACCTTGTCGAACCTGCTGCACGAGACCCGGCGGTTCGCACCTCCTGCCGACCTGGCCGCGGCCGCGAACGTGACCCTCGACGCCTACGCCGAGGCGGAGCAGGACCGCCTGGCGTTCTGGGAGAAGCAGGCGGACCGGCTGAACTGGTCCAAGCGCTGGGACTCCCCCCTTGAATGGAACGCGCCCTTCGCCAAGTGGTTCGTCGGCGGAGAGCTCAACATCGCCTACAACTGTGTCGACCGCCACGTCGAGGCCGGTCGCGGCGACAAGGTCGCCTACCACTGGGAGGGCGAGCCGGAAGGCGACAGCCGTACTCTCACCTACTCGGACCTGCAGCGCGAGGTCGCCAAGGCCGCCAACGCGCTGCAGGAGCTCGGCGTCGGCAAGGGTGACCGGGTCGCCGTCTACATGCCGATGATCCCCGAGCTGCCGATCACCATGCTCGCCTGCGCCCGCATCGGCGCGGTCCACTCGGTGGTGTTCGGCGGCTTCTCCTCCAGCGCGCTCAGCGGCCGGATCCAGGACGCCGACGCCAAGGTCGTGGTCACCGCCGACGGCGGCTACCGCCGGGGCGCGCCCAGCGCCCTCAAGCCGACCGTGGACGAGGCGGTCAAGGAGTGCCCGGGCATCGAGCACGTCCTGGTCGTGCGCAGGACCGGTCAGGAGGTGGCCTGGACCGAGAAGGACGTCTGGTGGCACGACCTCGTGGACCGGCAGTCCGACGCCCACCAGGCGCAGGCCCACGACTCCGAGGACCCGCTCTACATCCTCTACACCAGCGGTACGACCGGTAAGCCCAAGGGCATCCTGCACACCACCGGCGGCTACCTGACCCAGGTCGCCTACACCCACCACGCGGTGTTCGACCTCAAGCCGGAGACCGACGTCTACTGGTGCACCGCCGACATCGGCTGGGTGACCGGCCACTCCTACATCGTGTACGGCCCGCTGGCCAACGGCGCGACCAGCGTCATCTACGAGGGCACCCCGGACACCCCGCACCGCGGCCGGTTCTGGGAGATCGTGCAGAAGTACAAGGTCACGATCCTCTACACCGCCCCGACGGCGATCCGCACCTTCATGAAGTGGGGCGACGACATCCCCGCCAAGTACGACATGTCGTCCCTGCGCATCCTGGGCAGCGTCGGCGAGCCGATCAACCCCGAGGCCTACGTCTGGTACCGCGAGCACATCGGCGGCGAGCGCTGCCCGGTCGTGGACACCTGGTGGCAGACCGAGACCGGCGGCATCATGATCAGCCCGCTGCCCGGCGTCACCGCCGCCAAGCCCGGCGCGGCGATGCGCCCGCTGCCCGGCATCAGCGCCGACGTGGTCGACGACCAGGGCAACACCGTCGGCAACGGCGGCGGCGGCTTCCTGGTGCTCCGCGAGCCGTGGCCGGCCATGCTCCGCACGATCTGGGGTGACGACCAGCGCTACATCGACACCTACTGGTCCCGCTTCGAGGGCATGTACTTCGCCGGCGACGGCGCCAAGAAGGACGAGGACGGCGACCTGTGGCTGCTCGGCCGCGTCGACGACGTCATGCTCGTCTCCGGCCACAACATCTCCACCACCGAGGTGGAGTCGGCCCTGGTCTCCCACCCGAAGGTCGCCGAGGCGGCCGTGGTCGGCGCGACCGACCCGGTGACCGGCCAGGCCATCGTGTCGTTCGTGATCCTGCGCGGCAACGCCGAGGAGAGCGCCGACATCGCCACCGAGCTCCGCAACCACGTGGCCAAGACCCTGGGTCCGATCGCCAAGCCGCGCCAGATCCTGGTCGTCCCCGAGCTGCCGAAGACCCGCTCGGGCAAGATCATGCGGCGCCTCCTGCGCGACGTGGCCGAGAACCGCAGCATCGGCGACGTCACCACGCTGGCCGACAGCACGGTGATGAACCTCATCTCCGAGCAGCTCCCCAGCGCCAAGAACGACGACTGA
- a CDS encoding Rv3654c family TadE-like protein yields the protein MALVFAVAAAVMFAGAARVARHRAQSAADLSALAAARLAFAAPDRGCARASSLAGENGAKIMRCSIGGDGIADVQVAVRLSLPVVGDLTIMANARAGPVHIAGFIG from the coding sequence ATGGCGCTGGTCTTCGCGGTGGCCGCGGCGGTCATGTTCGCCGGCGCGGCCAGGGTGGCCCGTCACCGCGCGCAGAGCGCCGCCGATCTGAGTGCGCTCGCTGCAGCCCGTCTGGCCTTCGCCGCCCCGGACCGTGGCTGTGCACGGGCGTCATCGCTGGCCGGAGAGAACGGAGCGAAGATCATGCGGTGCTCCATCGGAGGTGACGGCATCGCCGATGTCCAGGTGGCCGTACGGCTTTCGCTGCCTGTGGTGGGCGACTTGACGATCATGGCCAATGCGCGCGCCGGACCCGTCCACATCGCCGGCTTCATCGGCTGA
- a CDS encoding MerR family transcriptional regulator, whose product MAPASSAPADKFDDDDYPAYSMGRAAEMLGVTPAFLRSLGAAKLIEPQRSSGGHRRYSRHQLRLAARARELIDQGTSLDSACRIIILEDQLTEALRLNAELKERMESA is encoded by the coding sequence ATGGCTCCAGCCTCTTCGGCTCCGGCCGACAAATTCGACGACGATGACTATCCCGCGTACTCGATGGGCCGGGCCGCGGAGATGCTCGGCGTCACCCCCGCGTTTCTGCGCAGCCTCGGCGCCGCGAAGCTGATCGAGCCGCAGCGGTCGAGTGGCGGCCATCGCCGCTACTCCCGCCACCAGCTCCGTCTCGCCGCCCGGGCGCGCGAGCTGATCGACCAGGGGACCAGTCTGGACTCAGCCTGCCGCATCATCATTCTGGAAGATCAATTGACGGAAGCTCTGCGGCTCAACGCCGAGCTGAAGGAGCGCATGGAATCGGCGTGA
- a CDS encoding YciI family protein, translating into MRYLMTTKPTDAAPNENLYMEMGKFIEELTAAGVLLATGGLEPGGVRVTSFGEEITVMDGPFAEAKEAVAGFALVEVRSKEEAIELTRRFRKIVGDGESVIQQVFGP; encoded by the coding sequence ATGCGCTACCTGATGACGACCAAGCCCACTGACGCCGCCCCCAACGAGAACCTCTACATGGAGATGGGCAAGTTCATCGAGGAGCTGACCGCGGCGGGTGTCCTGCTGGCCACCGGCGGTCTGGAGCCGGGCGGTGTGCGGGTGACGTCCTTCGGTGAGGAGATCACGGTGATGGACGGGCCGTTCGCCGAGGCCAAGGAGGCCGTGGCCGGTTTCGCCCTGGTCGAGGTGCGCTCCAAGGAGGAGGCGATCGAGCTGACCCGCCGTTTCCGCAAGATCGTAGGTGACGGCGAGAGCGTGATCCAGCAGGTCTTCGGCCCCTGA
- a CDS encoding alpha/beta fold hydrolase: MSRPDESLVRLEGPWTHRSVHAGGTRFHIVEAGKGPLVLLLHGFPQFWWSWRNQLVSLPAAGYRAVAVDLRGYGASDKPPRGYDLPTLAGDAAGLVRALGESGAIVVGHDWGGLLAWTMSVLDPKAVLRLVPVSAPHPRRLRSALFGDPFGQLRAGAYALGFQLPFLPERRLTANEGAMVGRLLEEWSGPGWPEKEVAKIYRDVFRIPTVSHCAVEYHRWFARSQLRPDGLRYARTMRSAIAAPTLQLHGALDRHILPRTAQGSSRYVAAPYRWRLIEGAGHFPHEERPEEFDAELIGWLSDPEPDR; the protein is encoded by the coding sequence GTGAGCCGCCCCGACGAGTCCCTGGTCAGGTTGGAAGGCCCGTGGACCCACCGCTCCGTGCACGCCGGGGGCACCCGCTTCCACATCGTGGAGGCCGGCAAGGGCCCCCTGGTGCTGCTGCTGCACGGATTCCCGCAGTTCTGGTGGAGCTGGCGCAACCAGCTCGTCTCGCTGCCCGCGGCGGGCTACCGCGCCGTCGCCGTCGACCTGCGGGGCTACGGCGCCAGCGACAAACCACCGCGCGGCTACGACCTGCCCACCCTGGCCGGTGACGCGGCCGGGCTGGTCCGGGCGCTGGGCGAGAGCGGTGCCATCGTCGTCGGCCACGACTGGGGCGGGCTGCTGGCCTGGACGATGTCCGTGCTCGACCCCAAGGCGGTCCTCCGGCTCGTCCCCGTCTCGGCCCCGCATCCGCGCAGGCTCCGCTCGGCGCTGTTCGGCGACCCGTTCGGCCAGCTCAGGGCGGGCGCCTACGCGCTGGGGTTCCAGCTTCCGTTCCTGCCCGAGCGCCGCCTGACCGCCAACGAGGGCGCGATGGTGGGACGGCTGCTGGAGGAGTGGTCCGGGCCGGGCTGGCCGGAGAAGGAGGTGGCGAAGATCTATCGCGACGTCTTCCGCATCCCCACCGTCTCCCACTGCGCGGTGGAGTATCACCGCTGGTTCGCCCGCTCCCAGCTCCGCCCCGACGGGCTGCGCTACGCCAGGACCATGCGGAGCGCGATCGCCGCGCCCACTCTGCAACTGCACGGCGCGCTGGACCGGCACATCCTGCCCCGCACCGCCCAGGGCTCCAGCCGCTACGTGGCCGCCCCCTACCGGTGGCGGCTGATCGAGGGGGCGGGTCACTTCCCGCACGAGGAGCGGCCGGAGGAGTTCGACGCCGAGCTCATCGGCTGGCTGTCCGACCCTGAGCCCGACCGATGA
- the ssd gene encoding septum site-determining protein Ssd, giving the protein MDRPLVITEDHDLLDDLLRVAAAAGAELDVAHAPAHARPHWNRAPLVVVGSDMADALAATGPPPRHRVILVTRTPEDPDTWRKCVTVGAQAVLELPSAERQLVEEFADVVEPAARAGLVVCVAAGRGGAGASVLAASLALSASRQHLRTLLVDADPLGGGLDLLLGQEEADGARWSDLVAREGRISFTALQAALPTFAELTLLSFHRGEVEPIPAEAMRSVLEAGRRGFDLVVVDLPRHPDQAAVEALTRASTTLLVVTADVRGVLAAAQVLAGLRKHTGEVRAVVRGGVLDDEVVATSLRMPYAGSLPDQPRLAAALNRGDVPPLGRRTFLGRFCVSFLRSLLVAET; this is encoded by the coding sequence TTGGACCGCCCTCTGGTCATCACCGAGGACCACGATCTGCTTGACGACCTGCTCCGTGTCGCCGCAGCGGCCGGAGCCGAGCTCGATGTCGCGCATGCGCCCGCACACGCCCGGCCCCATTGGAACCGCGCCCCGCTGGTCGTCGTCGGCAGCGACATGGCCGACGCCCTGGCCGCCACCGGACCGCCGCCCAGGCACCGGGTCATCCTTGTCACCCGCACTCCCGAGGATCCCGACACCTGGCGGAAGTGCGTCACGGTCGGCGCCCAGGCCGTGCTGGAGCTGCCCTCGGCCGAGCGGCAGCTGGTCGAGGAGTTCGCCGATGTCGTGGAGCCGGCGGCCAGAGCGGGGCTGGTGGTGTGTGTCGCCGCCGGCCGTGGGGGAGCCGGGGCCAGCGTCCTCGCCGCCTCGCTGGCGCTGAGCGCCTCCAGACAGCATCTCCGCACCCTTCTCGTCGACGCCGACCCGCTCGGCGGCGGCCTGGATCTCCTTCTCGGACAGGAGGAGGCCGACGGGGCGCGCTGGTCCGACCTGGTCGCCCGCGAGGGGAGGATCAGCTTCACCGCGCTCCAGGCGGCTCTGCCCACCTTCGCCGAGCTGACCCTCCTCTCCTTCCACCGCGGCGAGGTCGAGCCCATCCCCGCCGAGGCGATGCGTTCGGTCCTCGAAGCGGGACGGCGGGGCTTCGACCTGGTGGTCGTCGACCTGCCCCGCCATCCCGACCAGGCCGCTGTGGAGGCACTCACCAGGGCCTCCACCACCTTGCTGGTCGTCACCGCCGACGTCCGGGGGGTGCTCGCGGCGGCCCAGGTGCTCGCCGGCCTGCGCAAGCACACCGGAGAGGTGCGGGCCGTCGTGCGCGGCGGCGTCCTGGACGACGAGGTGGTGGCGACCTCGCTCCGCATGCCGTACGCAGGCAGCCTCCCCGATCAGCCCCGCCTGGCCGCCGCCCTCAACCGCGGCGACGTCCCCCCACTCGGCCGCCGCACCTTTCTCGGCCGGTTCTGCGTCTCGTTCCTGCGCTCGCTGCTCGTGGCGGAGACATGA